The following proteins are encoded in a genomic region of Phycisphaera sp.:
- a CDS encoding chloride channel protein, translating to MADPKQSIAAILTKRLRLRKEWYVVCLGAVVGTLTGLGTLGFAWTLHYAEAQVRHSQIAMPLWLLFVWPVIGLTLTGILVRLFAGDAKGHGVPQVMRALIEKGGHIPARVGLTKVAASIATVASGGSAGTEGPIVQIGATAGSVVGQRIGVDREQMMTLVGCGAAAGIAAIFNAPIAGVFFALEILLRDFSLKTFTPIVVSAVFAAAVTHMAQGQNEAIFTVRALGDLNFTALEFPNYIVLGLLCGLLAIGFNRALHACEDLYARLKLHWFVAPITGALVLGAMGIGWILMVRAAGGDASSEATDIPSFFGNGYETIRWLLDPGSYQTAVVAADAVAHGDAGGHGAHGSAALPLAVWLIALLVLFKGAATSVTLASGGSGGVFAPSLFIGAAGGAALGVALDRIGLLPEQSSPAAYALVGMAAVVAGSTHGPLTAILMLFELTRDPYVLLPIMLAAVVATLMSQAIDRDNIYTHPLRRAGLRIGRTGDLAILRKIAVTSVPVIPLPGEPVYASDPLSKLITLHAHSRVPDFVVVDAQGDAIGMVTGKDMRTALIDREAIPLLLVAELMRDDLPAVLTSDTLDVVLERFEDDDIASLPLLGPPNLTGHRRPLGLITRAAVLERYRRALEEEL from the coding sequence ATGGCCGACCCCAAGCAGAGCATTGCCGCGATCCTCACCAAGCGGCTGAGGCTGCGCAAGGAGTGGTACGTCGTGTGCCTCGGGGCCGTGGTGGGCACGCTCACGGGCCTGGGAACCCTGGGCTTCGCGTGGACCCTGCACTACGCCGAGGCCCAGGTCCGCCATTCCCAGATCGCCATGCCCCTGTGGCTGTTGTTTGTTTGGCCCGTCATCGGCCTGACGCTCACGGGCATCCTCGTTCGGCTGTTCGCCGGCGACGCCAAGGGCCACGGCGTGCCGCAGGTCATGCGGGCCCTGATCGAGAAGGGCGGGCACATCCCCGCCAGGGTTGGCCTGACCAAGGTCGCCGCCAGCATCGCCACGGTTGCCAGCGGCGGGTCGGCCGGTACCGAAGGCCCCATCGTGCAGATCGGGGCGACGGCCGGCTCGGTCGTGGGCCAGCGCATCGGCGTCGACCGCGAGCAGATGATGACGCTCGTGGGCTGCGGCGCGGCGGCGGGCATCGCGGCCATCTTCAACGCGCCCATCGCCGGCGTCTTCTTCGCCCTCGAGATCCTCCTTCGCGACTTCTCGCTCAAGACGTTCACGCCCATCGTGGTGTCGGCCGTGTTCGCGGCGGCCGTCACGCACATGGCCCAGGGGCAGAACGAAGCGATCTTCACCGTCCGGGCCCTGGGCGACCTGAACTTCACCGCGCTCGAGTTTCCCAATTACATCGTGCTGGGGCTCTTGTGCGGCCTGCTGGCCATCGGCTTCAACCGAGCTTTGCACGCCTGCGAGGATCTGTACGCCCGCCTGAAGCTGCACTGGTTCGTCGCGCCCATCACCGGTGCCCTGGTGCTGGGTGCGATGGGCATCGGCTGGATCCTGATGGTGCGGGCCGCGGGTGGAGATGCTTCCAGCGAGGCCACCGACATCCCCAGCTTCTTCGGTAACGGCTACGAGACCATCCGCTGGCTGCTCGACCCGGGCAGCTATCAGACAGCCGTGGTCGCGGCCGATGCCGTGGCGCATGGTGACGCCGGAGGGCACGGTGCCCACGGGTCGGCGGCGTTGCCACTCGCTGTATGGCTTATCGCGTTGCTCGTGCTGTTCAAGGGTGCGGCGACCAGCGTGACGCTCGCCAGCGGCGGCTCGGGCGGCGTGTTCGCGCCCAGCCTGTTCATCGGCGCCGCCGGCGGCGCGGCCCTGGGCGTCGCGCTCGACCGCATCGGCTTGTTGCCCGAGCAGAGCAGCCCGGCGGCCTACGCGCTCGTGGGCATGGCCGCCGTCGTGGCGGGTAGCACGCACGGTCCGTTGACGGCGATCCTGATGCTCTTTGAGTTGACGCGAGACCCCTACGTGCTGCTGCCGATCATGCTGGCGGCCGTGGTCGCCACGCTCATGAGCCAGGCCATCGACCGGGACAACATCTACACGCACCCGCTCCGCCGTGCGGGCCTGCGCATCGGCCGCACGGGCGACCTGGCCATCCTCCGCAAGATCGCGGTGACCAGCGTGCCGGTCATCCCGCTGCCGGGCGAGCCGGTGTATGCCAGTGATCCGCTCAGCAAGCTCATCACCCTGCACGCCCACAGCCGAGTGCCCGACTTTGTGGTGGTCGACGCCCAGGGTGACGCCATCGGCATGGTGACCGGCAAGGACATGCGCACGGCCCTGATCGACCGCGAGGCCATCCCGCTGTTGCTCGTTGCCGAGCTCATGCGCGACGACCTGCCGGCGGTGCTCACCAGCGACACGCTCGACGTAGTTCTGGAGCGCTTCGAGGACGACGACATTGCCAGCCTGCCGCTGCTGGGCCCGCCAAACCTGACCGGCCACCGCCGGCCGCTGGGGTTGATTACCAGGGCCGCCGTGCTGGAACGCTACCGTCGGGCGCTCGAGGAAGAGCTCTAG